The sequence ACCAGGACTTCAGCCTTGAAGTTGATTGAGAGACCCCACTGGGCCTCAATCAACTATTGATTCCGGAGTTCGTGCCATCAGTTAACCTTTTAACCTTTGGTTGATAACACTAATATTCGGAAAGCGTTTAAAGCGTGCTATCATCTTTGAAATTGGTGATACCATGCTCACCATTAACAGACTCGTTAATGAAGGAAAAGCTGAGGAAGTGCTCGAATATGCGAGGGAGTTTCACGGGCACGTGTGCCCCTACCTGGCCCTTGGAATACGGGCCTCTCTCATAGCGATGGAGGAACTTGGAGTGGGGCGGCTCGACCATTTCGGCAGTGTTGACGAGAGCATCCTTGCGATTGTTGAAGTCAACAACTGCTTCACTGACGGCGTCCAGGTCGCCACAGGGTGCACGCTAGGCAACAACTCGCTAATCTACCTTGACCTGGGCAAGACCGCGCTGACCCTCGTCAGGCGCTCGACCTGGGAAGGGATCAGGGTGTACATCGATGCTGAGAGGCTTGAGAAATACTACCCGCCGGAGGCAAAGGGGCTCTTTAAAAAGGTCATACAGGAGAGAAAGGGGACTCCAGAGGAGAGAAAGCGTCTGAGGGAGCTCTGGGAAAG is a genomic window of Thermococcus guaymasensis DSM 11113 containing:
- a CDS encoding FmdE family protein, whose protein sequence is MLTINRLVNEGKAEEVLEYAREFHGHVCPYLALGIRASLIAMEELGVGRLDHFGSVDESILAIVEVNNCFTDGVQVATGCTLGNNSLIYLDLGKTALTLVRRSTWEGIRVYIDAERLEKYYPPEAKGLFKKVIQERKGTPEERKRLRELWESLAKTMLHLPREEFKIERVTVPPIELAPIFESIRCSKCGELAMSRRIVYINGEPLCYRCAGEEYHAVIGRGIVKVGGSGNGA